The sequence GGTCCGCGACCTCAAGCCGCTGCAGCGGGGCGACCCGCGGGGACTGGCCATCTTCTACATCACCCTGGCCGCCGTGATCATCGGCTTCGTCGGCGCCATCCAGCTCAGCGTGCACGCCCGGGAGCTGAACCCGCTGGAGCGGATCGCCTACACCGTCGCCTACTCCGTGCTGGGCGGGTTCACGATCGCCGCGGTGGTCGACTGGTGGCTGGGCGCGGTCAGGCTGCCGTTCGTCGAGTCGTGGGCCATCCTCGCCTTCACGATGTTCACGTCCGGCATGGTGTTCACGATGTTCAACACCCTGTTCGGCCGGTGGGCCATGCTGCCGACGTGGGGCCTGATGGTGCTGCTGGGCAACCCGTCGTCCGGCGGTGCCGTCTCCTGGCCGCTGCTGCCGTCCCTGCTCGGCACGATCGGCCGCTGGCTGCCGCCCGGCGCCTCGGTGAACGCCCAGCACACCGCGGTGTACTTCCGGGGCCACCAGCACGCCGTCCCGTTCCTGGTGCTGGCGGGCTGGGCGGTCGTCTCCTGCGCGGTCTTCCTGATCTGGCGCCACCGCCACCCGGGCGGGCGTCCGGTCCGGCCGGCCGAGGAGGACCTGGAGACGGCCTAGGAGGCACCCTGGACGGGCGGGGCCGCCGGGGCGGCCTCGGCGTGCCTGCGGGCCATGCCGTCGCCGAGCGCGATCGACCTGGCGGTGTTGGAGACGGCCTTGATCCCCAGGTAGGCCGTGGTCATGCCGCTGACGGCGGTGAACGCGGCGGTGAGGACGCCGACGATCACCGCCTTGTCCCCGTCGAGCCGCCACACGCCGATGATCGCGACCGCGGCGATCGCGAGATTGCTGAAGACGACCGCGAACAGCCCGTACCGGGCCCGGACCTTCTCCAGGTCGGTGTCCCGCCCGGCTCTGTCCTCGTTCCGGCTCACGTTCTCCCCCCGTCCCCGCGCACCACGCGCGGCGAGGCCGAACGTAGCGCCGACCGGGCGCGGTGCCAAGGCGGTCACCGCGCGTCCGGCCGGTCCGGTCCGGGCCGGTGGCTCCCGGGCGGCCGGTGCGCGTCCGGGCCGCCGGCGAGGAGGGCGGCGACGGCCCCGGGCGACCAGTGGCCGTCGGCGCCGGGGCAGGAGGCGACGTAGGAGGCGACCGCGTCGGTGTCCCAGGCCCCGGCGGAGAGCAGGCCCGTGGCCAGGAAGCGGACGTAGGCGGCGGAGGGGACGACCCACGGCACGTCGTTCACGCCCCACGGCGCGGTGAAGGTCAGCACCGGCAGGCCTTCCACCTGACCGGCGCACACCAGGGTCTCGTAGCGCCCCTCGCCGAGGACGGCACGTCCTCGCGTGAGCACCTCCACCAGGTCCAGGTTGCCGTCCGGCGCCCGGTACATCTCCTGCGCCGCGATGTCGGCGAACTGCCCGCTGGTCACCAGATGCGCCCGGGCCAGCACCCGCCCGTCCGCCTCCGGGTCGTAGAAGGCGCGCCC comes from Streptomyces sp. SCL15-4 and encodes:
- a CDS encoding histone deacetylase, producing the protein MKALPSIDPTPPLDRHPERVWYTSYGSNTHLDRLAAYIKGGRPPGAGREYPGCRDPAMPARSIPVELTGAMYFATESAVWGGGRAFYDPEADGRVLARAHLVTSGQFADIAAQEMYRAPDGNLDLVEVLTRGRAVLGEGRYETLVCAGQVEGLPVLTFTAPWGVNDVPWVVPSAAYVRFLATGLLSAGAWDTDAVASYVASCPGADGHWSPGAVAALLAGGPDAHRPPGSHRPGPDRPDAR
- a CDS encoding ABC transporter permease yields the protein MPDMQRWAAFKASPFLPATVLVLILAAAAGLFAGSYTYAMANPTPHGIPTAVTGHYDEPAARRFIDGMEEALDASMRLRPYGSRQDAVRAVDEQRVFAVLDAPAGGRTISLDVSGASGATVAQVLGQAAEQVGRATGTTVVVRDLKPLQRGDPRGLAIFYITLAAVIIGFVGAIQLSVHARELNPLERIAYTVAYSVLGGFTIAAVVDWWLGAVRLPFVESWAILAFTMFTSGMVFTMFNTLFGRWAMLPTWGLMVLLGNPSSGGAVSWPLLPSLLGTIGRWLPPGASVNAQHTAVYFRGHQHAVPFLVLAGWAVVSCAVFLIWRHRHPGGRPVRPAEEDLETA